A stretch of Oryza brachyantha chromosome 4, ObraRS2, whole genome shotgun sequence DNA encodes these proteins:
- the LOC102712904 gene encoding membrane-anchored ubiquitin-fold protein 4, which produces MAEGKVAEGTREGEERGGAEADEEVEVKFRLFDGSDIGPVRCNAVATTVAALKDRVVADWPKDKTIVPKTANDVKLISGGKILENDKNIAQCRAPFGDLPSTAITMHVVVQPSSAKSKPDKKTNKLPKTTRCSCTIL; this is translated from the exons ATGGCGGAGGGGAAGGTCGCGGAGGGGacgagagagggggaggagaggggcggcgcggaggcggacgaggaggtggaggtgaaGTTCCGCCTCTTCGACGGCTCCGACATCGGCCCCGTCCGCTGCAacgccgtcgccaccaccgtcgccgccctcaaggaccgcgtcgtcgccgactggCCCAAAG ATAAAACAATTGTCCCAAAGACTGCTAATGATGTCAAACTGATAAGTGGAGGAAAAATTCTAGAAAACGACAAGAACATTGCGCAGTGCAGAGCACCTTTTGGTGATCTTCCAAGCACTGCTATCACAATGCACGTTGTTGTGCAGCCATCATCAGCCAAATCAAAACCTG ACAAGAAGACCAACAAGTTGCCTAAGACCACTCGCTGCTCATGTACCATACTATGA